The genomic region CCAAAAGCGGGCTGGAGGATGATACCGAGACTGTGCTGACTGCAGCCAAAGCCTCGGACCGGGATCTTTATGCGGAGCTCAAGTTCAATCTGAGCCAAAACGCCTTCCGCTTTGAGGTGACGATGGGGCTGGTGGCTCAGATGATCGCTCTTGGAGCCCTCGCAGATACCCCTGCGGTGTCTGAGGCGACCATCGGGGATCTGTGGCTGTTGGCCAAGGATAAGTAGAGCCGCCAACCAGTCGGAATTCCGCCAGAGGGAATGACACGCTGGGCCGTGCAATATCACGGCAACACGCATACAGCAGCGAGGTTAAAATGGCTGGTTTTCTTCACGGCGTCGAAGTGCTCGAGATTGACTCAGGCCCGCGCCCAATTCGAACTGTTTCAACGGGTATTATCGGCATCGTTGGCACCGCCCCGCAGGCTGATGCGGTTGCATTTCCGCTGAATACCCCGGTTTTGATCGCAGGCAGCCGCCTTGAGGCCGCCAAGCTGGACGCCACCGTTGATGGCACCGGTGGCGGCACATTGTCTGGTGCGCTGGACGGTATTTTTGATCAGATCGGCGCAGTGGTCATTGTGGTGCGCGTCGAAGAGGGCATCGACGAGACGGCAACGCTGGCCAATATCCTTGGTGGTGTAAACGCGGGCACCGGCCAGTTTGAGGGCGTGCATGCGCTGTTGGGCTCTGAGAGCGTTGTTGGTCATGCGCCGCGTATTCTTTGCGCCCCCGGCTGGACCCATCAGCGCCCCGGTGACCTGGCCAACCCAGTGGTTGCGGAGCTCGAGGGCATTGCCGACCGCATCGGCGCGATCATCGTGGCCGATGGGCCGAACACCACGGACGCCGCCGCACAGACCTATGCGGGCGACTGGGGCACCACCGGGCGGATCTATGTGATTGACCCCTGGGTCAAGGTGCTGGCCAGCGACGGCAGTATCGTCGATGAACCGGCCTCTGCCCGGGTTGCGGGGGTGATCGCGCGCACCGACAACGATATCGGGTTCTGGGTGTCGCCGTCCAACAAGGGCATTTTTGGCATCATGGGCACCTCGCGTCCAGTTGACTTCAAGCTGGGCGATCA from Parasedimentitalea psychrophila harbors:
- a CDS encoding phage tail sheath C-terminal domain-containing protein — protein: MAGFLHGVEVLEIDSGPRPIRTVSTGIIGIVGTAPQADAVAFPLNTPVLIAGSRLEAAKLDATVDGTGGGTLSGALDGIFDQIGAVVIVVRVEEGIDETATLANILGGVNAGTGQFEGVHALLGSESVVGHAPRILCAPGWTHQRPGDLANPVVAELEGIADRIGAIIVADGPNTTDAAAQTYAGDWGTTGRIYVIDPWVKVLASDGSIVDEPASARVAGVIARTDNDIGFWVSPSNKGIFGIMGTSRPVDFKLGDQSSRANLLNANAVTTVIRQDGFRLWGNQVPTGDAKWQFLCVRRTADVLNESIQRAHLWAVDRAITKTYVEDVVEGVNGFIAGLVAQGALLGGKCWADPDLNTAASIQNGQVWFNFDFTPPYPAERVTFRSHLVNDYIAEVFA